tgtagaaaatcatgaaaactacgggtgcaattttttcaaatattttttttttataatttatcgttttataaaaaaatccaaaggGTATTTGGATTGGTATTAGACGtcgactaacttcagtatcatgaaaatttctacttttccgaagaaattttttgcatcatgaattgaaaagaaaatttttttgaagcgagaaaaaaatttttaggccgagaaattttttttgaggtgagaaaaaaatttttcggggtaagaaaaaactttttgaagctcgaaaaaaattttttgaggttcggaaaaaattttggcgccaagaaattttttttctgtgtatatataattatatatatatatatatctcttTGATAGTAACTAGGATCTAGTTACAGGCTCATTGTCACACGTCCACacgtctctatctcaatttattaaaatttattattacatacatatatatatttatatgtataatatgaTATGTACTTTCTCTTCTACTATTAAATCCTCAGCATGTTCGCGTCAACGAGACAGCCAGAATATACGCGAGATAAAACGCACTAATCCCGTTTCAAGAATAATCCAATAATCCGCGAGAATATTAACGAATATAATATTCAACAACGCGAGTTTAAGAACGTatgaacttaaattttttacaaatcttcttcaaataaaatataattttttttataataataataataattaagcgATATTACTATCATTAATAAAGTTTGTACAATCACTTTTTCATAGCTAATGCATTTACTGTAACTAGGTATCAgtaaaaattcattgaaattaaaacaattaaaatgtaattatgaattttgaaaaataaaattactaaaataataaattactcacTCATTTTTACGCCTCAGATGTTAATTTAGACGAGTAGCGaaatctgaaaaataaaatttatttatttacctaaaattattttgtttgtatTTCTCATCCTAACGATCACATAGGTCTGAACCCCGGGGAATTTTGAATTACAAagtcatatataatatatatggctCAAAATATCTCAGTAGGTattcagtttttaaaaaaattttaagctgtttttttgtagaaaattttaaaggctacaaaaaagatttttttcttttttgacagttcaatatttggaaaaaaccaaccgctaatttttttttttaacttttaaatttttaatggaaaatttttcgcTTTATTTACTGAAATAAATCTACTGTTTAGAGGATTAAACTTTAGCATCGATTCTGTGTCAAAGTGCATTTGTGTTCCAATAATTTACCacaagatttaattaaaaaatattaaaagttgtAACTATTTCTgtacaaagttttttttttcatttcatttttgtcattatttttttatgactaataaagtttacgataaaaattaataccgtattttataaaaaattttccactgtaaaaaatgggagtgaattcgaagtgattacggattttattcaaatttgaattcactCCGTGACTCGGAGCtacggagttaaaaaaaatcacttcgcgTACGGAATAAagagttttttgtttttcagtgGAGTGATTTCGAAGTGATCTGGATTCTATTTccatccgcattcactccgattcgaaattttcaactgtagtaatcgagtaagtaaaaatattcacaccgaaaaatattttaacaccgggaaatttttttaacaccggtaaagaatatttacaccagcgacggtgttattttaacacctacgTCGCCTGGACTTAtccggattttttttcggtgtaGATGTAAGCGCGCATGCGTATAGTTCACGTTTTAAGGAAGAAGGGGCATCCGTTAACAAGAAAATTCCAAGAAATTTCCGCTCTTCCGTAGACTAACTCTGAGTTAATGTAGTTCGATTATAAAAATGtcgatttattaaattttttttggtaatcaAAGACGCTGGAGTCCTATAGATCTCTTGCGACCGCTATAATTCGTACCGGAAGTGTGACCATTaaggattaaatttaattaattgcaatATAAGGGGGCAGAGGCAGCCGATCGATCACccaagttaagcagcatcgagcATGACCActacttggctgggtgaccgcttagccATCCGTTGAGCTCGATCGGAGATCTCTGACCGTTAGGCGCAGGATGAAAATCTAGTGATCGGTacaatgggaattttatcgatcacgAGAGCCTCACCCAAACCGAACTGTACTGGCAatggttttctctgtggtttccgTTTCCCCTATACTCCCACAGCCAAGGTGAGGGGTAGGGTATCACCGTAATAGTAcagtacagtataagcacaagtcgggccaTAGCCGCACAATGAAAAGTAGGAAAAAGTAAAGCAGTTGGGATATAAaggcaaaaagtgtaaaaggccGTAATCGCGGCTATACactagaaaacaattaaaagtaaaaaaattaattgcaatataCTCACTTTGTGCTTAAGGTTTTTAAGAATAATCACTGGGATATCGTTAGAAGGATCAAGTTTTTCGATGTGCGTCTTCAGTTGCTTCAATGCTTTTTCAAAAGTACattcaaacttaaaattatcTTGAGAATATTCTTTCATACGGTTTAATTTGAAAGTACCATCGACAAACGAAGAGTGGGATTGCAATCCGTGCTCTAACCATAAGttaacgaatttaaaaaattctgctTGCGCGTAATTGTTATCGATGGTTCTGATGATTGTTAAATGAATGGTCATGTCGTCACAGCAGCTGTACAGCGCAGTaggataatttaattttatgaatatcaaaaaattggtcagacaattaaaagtaaatttccATTTAACCGGAACTGCCTGTTGaatttatcgaaaatattttaattactaaatgcacaaatttgaatattaaattgtaattgaataattgatttattacaTTGTTGTGAATTTGTATCATTgagtagaaaatttcatataaatcttCTTCGACATTTTGTTGGCagaaatcaataatcaaataGTCGCGGAAGTTTTTTTGGctcatgaaaataatatttagaaaCATCATGGCCTCGGTTGAGACAAATGTGTCTTTGGACAGAGCATTTATGAGCTCGGTCGACGTTACTGATAAAGGCTGTGgtggctaaaaaaaattttctatttaaggTATAGAATTTAAGGCAAAGAGCCCAATTATTGATATTGTCCCAGTTTCTGACACtttcaactttattttaaattaaaaaaaaaaattgacttgagtaaataaatttgtttttaattttaaaaaactcatgCTGTAGCTGATTCATACactcaaaaaaatgaataataaaaatttttatttagtttattgttcaagcaataaaaatcaattaataatccgaatgaaatttatcatttatttttttgcgtgtagaaataacaaaaatttttaaaccaagGGTAGCTGTGGCCATTTTTTAGTCAGAGCTCTagtggatccgaattacggtacaTTAccgcaatttttaaattttacggtTATTTTCAGCCATTTACGGCAAAAATACGGCAACTTACCGTAGATTACAGTGCAATACTTCACTTTGCGATAAAATACCACAAGTTTGCCGCAAATTGTGGTAAAAATACCGGACCTTTGCCGTAAAATGTCGTAATTTACTGCAATTCTTCTGAATACCgtcgtatgaaatttaaaaatttaattttttgtgaccAATTCAAACAATATTTACCTTCGTAGAAAATTGAACAAGATTAGCGAAGATATTGGCTAAGCATTTGAAACAGGCTGCTGATAAATCATCATTTGAATCCTGGAATGCTTGATTACGAATCTTATTCAGAATATCCTTATCAGTAATATTAGACGGAACAACTGAAACATTTTACATATAAAGTAACACTCGCAgtaaaaatgtgaaaaaataaaaaaataaaacgatacCTCTGCTGTCGTTAGCAGCTGAAGCAAccaaaaacattttatttgttaatgtaatcaacaaatttttaatgtttaaatcaACTTCCACGTCATCACggctaaatattttaatgaaacttCCGACGCATTGGATCGCAAGATCAACTGGAAATTCATCAGTTGATAACTTATTTGCCAGATTTAAAAATCCTTCGAGATTATgctctgaaaataaaaaattcatagaaaAGTGAAATTGAACACaagaacttaaaaaaattattataaatatgcttaatatattattttaccattttcttttttataagtaattaaaacacGAGGGATTTCCTGCCACACAATTTGCATAAAATCATAGTTCGGATTATTATCTTTTgcgattttaattaaatctttgCAAGCTCGCTCTACTACATCTTTGGTTCCAGTTTTTAAAGCATTCTGTGaagtttaaacaaaataagtgacgtaataatatatgatactgaagttagccgaggtctaataatttttagatttttttttaaacaataaattatgaaaaaaaaatatttgaaaaaattgcacctgcagtttataaaattttctacatgtgcatatttttagtttttttttttttttgtaattgatttggtgaaaaaaaaattcaaaaatttttaattgtctgctaagctctggatcattaaaaatttttatagatcaTTAGATTAATCtcttattcaaataatttgttttaaatttcaagaaaaatttgtaaCAGTGTagattaagtttaaaaataaaaaaaaaaaaaacaatttcttcaattttgaaaaatagacATTAgctttcaataataaattttttgtttaatcaaacccttcatttttattcaatatcgAGTTGAAAAATCTGATTTGACAGCAACCGAATCGAAtttttagatattaaataaattttactaccatagaaattttttatttatcaaaataacaatttgatattgaataaaaaaagttgagtaagacataaaaaaaaaagatcttaCGATAAGAGAACCAACGACGACGTGTCTGTGACTTGCATCGACTAACGCATGTACGTCACCGTCAGTTTTCAGCCATAATTTAACAACTTGATGCTGAATTTCTCGTGGAAATATTGAATTCTGAAGCGCAGTGACAACCAAAGCCGGATAACATATGTAGCATTTTTCTACTCCCACTTTTTCGAGGATTTCAATAAGATGAGCTAAAGCATCCGGTAAACATTTATCTGAATCTCCCGTCTTCCTTTCCAACATCCatacctaaaaaaaatatattaactgTAAAAAAGTATGATAATAAAGTGGAAAAATCTATTTCCctactattttattaaataaatgcatcaaatttattttattttaaactaaagtataaaattataaatactaaCGGAAGTAAGGAACCAAATAATTTGTACTGTAGGCACTTGTGGTAAATTTTCAAccgacaattttaaaattttttgtgtcaatggcATCTGGCTGATGACTTCAATCATTTGCGAGCTGAAAAAAATCAgtcttgtaataaaaataaaaaaaaatgaaaaattttcaataaaaaaattttactcagcAGTCGCATGGTAATGAAAGTAAATGCAAAAAAGAACAGCATCAGCGCTCGCCGAATCGCTCGTCAATTTCCCAGATTCCGCGTAAGATATGagtccattaaaaataaatttgcagAATGCTCGTAGGCCATCTTGCCACTGATCCATTGACAAATTATTGTTTGCAAGATCCGTCAAAACGTATGCAAGACATTTACAAATTGAGTTTCTGCTATCAATCAACGactggttttttattttctcaagaaaatatttcaagtatCCTTGAATTGACAAatccaatgaaaatttttttacacggtctgtattttttctttcctCATACAATACAGTCAAAGATGTAACAAAAGGTTTCAAAAAATCTTCAAATTCATCGCTGGATTCATCAATTTCCTGTTGAAGAAAATTAGTATATGTTAacaggggggggggggggcaaaacgggatacttGAGGAAATACTTTTCGGaaactctatttttttttatattaaattttttttaaatcaaaaacttcatttttttatgatattcaaatagaaaaaatttcaatccgttaaaaaaaaatttcatttgcgggcaaaatgggatatcTCCTACAaagggtgaaaaaaaatttctagaaattaaattaaattttcttatgagtaatttacataaagaaaaatctcACATCATTACTGGGTACAAaggaagagaaaaaaattttcatagtttTCATCatcacggagaaaaatgggcATAAGAAATCTACGAATTTTTATCATCCTGTCagccaaacttgaaacaggaagttgagttgccaaaaaattatttactacattacaaaatatcaaaatttttttcacagaaTTTTGGGAGTACCCCCTCCCCCTTCCGATCCTTCCatctttttaaattagtaataaaatttaaaaatattactttgaAATTAGGGATGACAATTTGCAACATCGTTTTGCACGTAATAtctaaaatacttttaaatatttccaatCTTTCGTTACAATTACTTGCGTACGAGTCTTCCGAGTCACTACTTAATGTTCCTGTGTCTTCATTAGTAACACTAATAACAAAAACgttcattataattaatttcattgcattaaattataagtttctatttaaataatttatttatttaaaatactgaCTTAATTCCTGTGCAGCAAATATTGACAACAGTTTTAAAAAGAATGTTGAATGATTCTTTGGGTTCGTTATTTTCCTGTgccataataatttttgaaatcacatctaaaatatctttataaaATGTCTGGATCATCAGCAATCTGTCTAGACTAATTGTAGCAAAATCGACACCACTgaggacagtaaaaaaaagattcccTGCACTGACAATCTTAGCAGCATTAGAAACTGgagctttaatatttaaactatcgataaatgtaaataatggATCGAAGTACTCAATAATTCTCaaaggaaattttaatttctgagccctgataaaaaaaattaatgattaattgaattcatttgtaaagaaaaataataaatatataaatttgcaATCTTAAATTACCGGTAAAATATCAAAGAAAGAGTATGAgtcataattttcaaaataggCTGCTCTGTTATTTCATTTCTGCCAAGAAATGATCCAGtttctattattttcataataacaGAAGTCGCTacattgtttttataaaaatattcatgttCTGATAATATTTCCCAGCATACTAATATCGATCTACacaagtaacaaaaaaaaaattttattttattgtgagagacatgagaatttttcaaacttattCTTTCACCACTGGcgcaaaaagtttaaaattttgtcctGTTCAGAAAAAAGAAGTGACATTCTTCTATTGTAAGaaatctaattaaataaattaatttacgtaCCGatttatgattctgaagttagcagacaatcaacaattttcgaatttttttttccaagtttaatttaaaaaaaaaaaaaattctaaaattatgcacttgtagaaaatttaaaaaactacaggtccaatttttccaaatattttttttttttaatttatcgtttttaataaaattcaaaaattattagacgtcggtaaacttcagtatcatgccGATTTTCCTTTGAATGAAGACGGAAATTCAAACTTTTAGGTAgaaatctgatgaaaatttatggGAAAACACACCACTGAGGAAAGTAGGGCGTTAAAATGTCCGACTTTTCTCTCTGGGGGTGAAATATTCACGTCCAGTTTCACTTACCGTTGAAGATTTTCATTGTGCTGCGCCAAATtgtatgttaaaataatagCGATATCAGctgatattatatttacaataaataagtCTCGGTTTTCTCCATCAAGtgagttgatttttttaatgagttcATTAATTACTGCAACCTGGTTAAATTCGAAAaaggttttaaattaaaatataaactattaatAATGTAAGAAGTAATAAGAAGCCCAAGAACTAGCACCCAATCAGAGAACCAGTACCGGATCAGGGTCATCAGGGTTTCAAACGAGAACAATTTacttactaaaaaaattatattaaaatattgatgacttttaaaatgtcaagaaagttcagtaaataattgaatcaatAATTGGTACCCTGGCAAAATTGATTCTTTTGTCTTAGAAGTAAttggaattatttttaggtttttttgcaAGAAAAATAAGTTGAAGctgttttttttgtgtaaaaataCTCTACCTTGTTTGATTGATTCGTTActaacaattttttacgaatcttttcaatcattttgttaaattattacattaataatttaaacaaattaattaacgtTGTACTGACGTAATTGTTAACGGTTTCTTCAGTTGTCGATATCAAGCCGTTATGTGGATCGTTTGTAAAGTGCGAGTGCTTTGTCCTTTGTCTTTGTGCTTTTATCGTCACTTGTTTTCTGTTGAGGGCGCTGGTGTTGAActcatatttgaatttaaaaaattagtgggAAAATTAAAggcttaaaaattataatcttttaaatttaaaaatcaatgtgattaaaatataaaaataatatacattaattttatatgttacttaaattaatcataattaattagtaattcatttttacccgcaatattaaaaaattcaatagaaatttatttaaaaaatataaattttttaaattaagggccagtttttcaaacttgGTTCAAATAAATATCACTAGTAAATCTAtgcatcaatatatatatattatatataccagcaataatattttaaacccGGTTTGAAAAATTGGCGCTAAATCAaagtgattataaaattataaaatatgcaCGTAATTTATGAAGtaattaaatactaattaattaatgatactcaatttagccgacgtttaataatttttgaatttttaaaaaatgataaattaaaaaaaaaaacaagtatttaaaaaattccacctgtagctttattaattttctacatgtgaatatttttatttcatttgttaATTGTTAATTGCCTACTAACTTCagtttcataattaattaataataattaataaatttgatattacgatatttaaaaaaactaaatgaatatttatttaaatttccgtTTTTATGGCTATCAGTAATTTCacgtgtaaataaaataaaatatgaaagaaaataaaaatttatataagctgacattttatgattataaattttattatttctttgaaACATTTGTACACTACaacaaattcatttaaattatgaatcGTAACCAAATAATGCTGCTTCATACAAAGCTTTGTCCATATCATTAGTTCCACGTTTTATTCTTCTACCAATAGGTTCCATGTCATTGTAGCACTTGTTGAATACCCTTTCAACAGCAGCGGTAGCTTCTTCAATGGTAACACCTCTGGCAGCTAATACTGAGAGCATCGCTCGTCTCTTAACACACTCTTGATGTTTCTGCTTCATATCCCAGGGCGCTGCGTCACCATCAATAAATGAACTCATAAAACTACAATAAGTTAAATTAGCAGCACGCACTTCTGTACATGCCAAGTGATCGaggtttttaaaatctaaattattaCGACAGTAATCGAACATGTGAATCATCTCGTGCGTTAAAACACTTCCGATAATTCCTTCAATTCGTGCGTTATTTTGACAAATGACAATTTGATTTAGTTCTGGATCGTAGCCTCCAGTTACTGAAGGATCGCAATCTTCACAGGATAAATGTCTGCGTAAATCAATTGGACTgtaatcattaaataattataagtttaattttaagtgttcattttaataaaatataatttatttttaacttaatacCAACCATCCAGAACTTTTTAATGCTGCTACCATTAATTTAACAAGTGGatctagaaaaataataataattattttaaataaataaattgcgaTTGTAAGAACTTCGGAAATTCCATGAGTGGGAATGTAACtgacagttagaaattttggaatttttgaataaacaaataaaatgtgagtggaataaaaatttaaaaatgcgtatttaaatacttgaaaaatcagcgcgcgaatttttttaaatttcattatttaaaatttataaattgtctgatgcctgctacattcacactcatgaaatttcaataaatgtgatcattattttttttataaatgataattttaaatcatcagAATAAAATGTTACTAGTCATAATCTTCAAGTCAGCAGgcaattgataattttcaaatttttttatcaacaatttaatttaaaaaaaaaaacttaaaatatgcacatatagaaaatttaaaaaactaaaggtgcaattttttaaatatgtttttttctataatttatcatttttataaaaattcaaaaattattagaccccAGCTAATTCCAGTATCATTGGattcaatttgaatttttgatcaggaaacttaataaaataatttcatgcaaccaaataaatataaattacacatactttgttttatacatttatatacaaGTTTTTCGCAATGATATCTTTCAATATCCTCCTTGCCCTCTTTCATCAGTAATGTATTTGTTATACTTCTAGTTTTCAACCTTCGTCTCTCAGGATAGAGATCATGTCCCCAAAGTTCCCCATCCTCATCAGGAACTGTTTTTCTTGGAGGTGGTGTAAAAGGTTTCtcttcatttttatcattttcggACATTATCTATAAACTTTCTAATTTTTACcaacaataattttcattcacAACaatcttaattattattattattttttttttttttattaattataaaataaatgaataaccggcaaatatttttttttttaggttaacTCAAGTTGATGATGAAATCCTCGAAATTCATGCGTATCGGTAGTAGATATAGACATACAGGGCGCgaaatgtcaatttttaattaaaattcaaaagctaaccctaaatattttttaaaaaatttattattttgaggacacaaaattattttttatttacatggatttattttataaatatatttggatatttagattatttataaattaaattatgaagattattaaatttaatataaatattttactaaaaaattatattaaatatgcCCAGAGTAAAATTTGGACAAAatcaagtaaattttatttttatttttaaatattttatattattattattaactatcaataaataaattatatatttaaggCAAAAACCCCTAGACCCCATCAGTGCCATGAGTCGCtcacttttgtaatttttttataaaaaaattcaagtaaaaaaacttATCATTGATCAATAATTGTGAATCTAAAAATCCTATAATATGACTatcaaagtattttattatttattataaatttaaattaagttattatttttaaaaccgcGCGAACATGAGGATTTTTTACTTGAACGTTCGTTAGATTCAGGTTgcgttgaatttttaaataattattagaggGTATAGGTAGCATTTTTGGTCTCTTCAAAGCCATTattggacacttgaaaaatttgaataaaataactttttaaatacgcaatgacaattaattttaaaa
This sequence is a window from Microplitis mediator isolate UGA2020A chromosome 3, iyMicMedi2.1, whole genome shotgun sequence. Protein-coding genes within it:
- the LOC130664646 gene encoding uncharacterized protein LOC130664646, which codes for MIEKIRKKLLVTNQSNKVAVINELIKKINSLDGENRDLFIVNIISADIAIILTYNLAQHNENLQRSILVCWEILSEHEYFYKNNVATSVIMKIIETGSFLGRNEITEQPILKIMTHTLSLIFYRAQKLKFPLRIIEYFDPLFTFIDSLNIKAPVSNAAKIVSAGNLFFTVLSGVDFATISLDRLLMIQTFYKDILDVISKIIMAQENNEPKESFNILFKTVVNICCTGINVTNEDTGTLSSDSEDSYASNCNERLEIFKSILDITCKTMLQIVIPNFKEIDESSDEFEDFLKPFVTSLTVLYEERKNTDRVKKFSLDLSIQGYLKYFLEKIKNQSLIDSRNSICKCLAYVLTDLANNNLSMDQWQDGLRAFCKFIFNGLISYAESGKLTSDSASADAVLFCIYFHYHATADSQMIEVISQMPLTQKILKLSVENLPQVPTVQIIWFLTSVWMLERKTGDSDKCLPDALAHLIEILEKVGVEKCYICYPALVVTALQNSIFPREIQHQVVKLWLKTDGDVHALVDASHRHVVVGSLINALKTGTKDVVERACKDLIKIAKDNNPNYDFMQIVWQEIPRVLITYKKENEHNLEGFLNLANKLSTDEFPVDLAIQCVGSFIKIFSRDDVEVDLNIKNLLITLTNKMFLVASAANDSRVVPSNITDKDILNKIRNQAFQDSNDDLSAACFKCLANIFANLVQFSTKPPQPLSVTSTELINALSKDTFVSTEAMMFLNIIFMSQKNFRDYLIIDFCQQNVEEDLYEIFYSMIQIHNNAVPVKWKFTFNCLTNFLIFIKLNYPTALYSCCDDMTIHLTIIRTIDNNYAQAEFFKFVNLWLEHGLQSHSSFVDGTFKLNRMKEYSQDNFKFECTFEKALKQLKTHIEKLDPSNDIPVIILKNLKHKISLLV
- the LOC130664654 gene encoding mitochondrial inner membrane protease ATP23 homolog — its product is MSENDKNEEKPFTPPPRKTVPDEDGELWGHDLYPERRRLKTRSITNTLLMKEGKEDIERYHCEKLVYKCIKQNPLVKLMVAALKSSGCPIDLRRHLSCEDCDPSVTGGYDPELNQIVICQNNARIEGIIGSVLTHEMIHMFDYCRNNLDFKNLDHLACTEVRAANLTYCSFMSSFIDGDAAPWDMKQKHQECVKRRAMLSVLAARGVTIEEATAAVERVFNKCYNDMEPIGRRIKRGTNDMDKALYEAALFGYDS